The DNA region CAGCAATCCTTTTCTGTGTTCTCTTTGGACAAGGGGCTCATCTTCATGATTTAGACATCCACATTGGTAGTCAGCTTGACGTCCATGCTCATGTTCACGCTCATGAAAGTCATGGCGAGCATACCCAGGCTGAAAACAACCGGGAAAACGATAATCACCGGCATGAGGTAAATACATCCGATGATATTATTGGGACGTTAACCTCTTCAATCCAGGTAGATCCTGATATTCAGTCATCCATTGCAATTGGTTTTGATGCCGGATCTGATGCCTTCAAAATAACTCTTCGTCAGTCACCGACTCTGTATGATTTGCCACCTCCGAGGCCTGCCGGTAATCAATATCACCTCTCTTCTTTTTCACTACGCGGCCCTCCTGCAGCATAATTTTCCTTTTTAGGGACTTTATTTCCTAACCGTATCAACTAATTACAATTTAACCACCATGACAAGGTATATTCGGTGGGCCCTATTGCTGGCATTATTTCCGGCGTTGGTCCATGCACAATCTTCAACTATTTCGCTTGACGAAGCCGTCGAGCTTTTTGAACAAAACAGTCTTCAGCAAGAACTCTCCCGCTATGAACGCTTACGCAGGCAGGGAGAAGCGATCCGATATAAAGCATATCCCAATCCTTCATTCAGCGTAAACCGGGAGCAATTAAATGCGGGAATAGTTGAGTACCATGAAACAACCTACATGGTATCTCAACCTATTCAGTTGTTGGGTCAACCTTTTTTGCGCAATCGTAGTGCTTCCAAATCTCAAAAGGCGGCGGAGCTTCAGTTTGAATACGATCGGCTTCAACTGATCAGGCAGGTAAAATCTTTGTATACCGAATACTGGCAGCTATCTCGAAAACTGGAAATCCATAATCAGGCGCTGGATGTTATTCGCAAAGCCCGTTCGGCTGCTAAGGCTCGTCAGGCGGAAGGCAGTTTCTCCGGACTGCAGGTGCAGCGATTTAATGTAGAGCTCAGTCGTTACCGAAAACAACGGGATGAAGTCCAACTGAATCGTGAGCAGGCAGGCAAGCAACTGGCCACCTATTTGTTTTCGGGGCAAGAGTTGGATACCCGGATACAGGTTTCTGATAGCCTGATGGTCGTTCCCATCGACCTGCAGGAACAAACACTTATACAATATGCGCTTGCTAATCGGGCCGACCTTGCAGCTTTAAATGAGATGGTCGATGCCTCCGAGCTGCAGTATAAGGTTGAAAAACGAGATCGCCTGCCCGATCTGAATCTGAATGTAGGATACAAAGAACAGTCAGACGGGGCGGAAGGATTTGTCATCGGTGGGTCTTTAAAGCTCCCCATATTTAACAGGAATCGGGGTAATGTAACAATCACCCAAGCACAAGCCCGTTCGTTCCAGACCGACCTTACACTAAAACAGCAAGCGGTACGCAACCAGGTTTCAACAGCATTCAAGCGAGTTGAAATGGTATTCGACCGGTGGCAGGCGATGCAGGAGGAAGCAATGGATGTTTCAATGCTGGGAGCAGCCCGGGCTGCCTACCAACAGGGGCGATATTCGCTGGTTGAACTTCTCGATGCCACCCGGGCTTACATCGATGGAAAGGCCATGGTCTACGAAACCATAGCTGACTATAATCAGGCACTCTTTGAACTAAACGTACAATCTGCAGGACGAATTTCTAACTCTCAAAACAAATAATACTATGAAACGCTTACTACTTATTCTTTCAATTGCAGCAGGATTAACGATAACCGGATGTGGCTCGGATGATTCCGAACACAGTCATGGCGAAGACGGGGATCATACTCATGAAGCTCCGGCTCAACAATCAACTACTGACGATAGCGACGCCGTCCGTATTGGGGGCGGTGACCAAACATCAGGCCAAGATTCAACTCATACCCATGATGAAGATGCCGACCACAGTCACGAGGAAGATGGGGATCATACCCATGAAGAGGAGACCCATTCACACGGAGATGAGGAGCACAGCCATTAATTCTCATCCATCCAAACAACTTATCTCGAACAAATTTTGATGCAATGAAAAGACTTATAACGTTAATAATACTTTGCACATCCCTGGTGATGGCGGGATGCGGGGGTGCCGGTGACGAAGCCCATTCGCATGGT from Halalkalibaculum roseum includes:
- a CDS encoding TolC family protein yields the protein MTRYIRWALLLALFPALVHAQSSTISLDEAVELFEQNSLQQELSRYERLRRQGEAIRYKAYPNPSFSVNREQLNAGIVEYHETTYMVSQPIQLLGQPFLRNRSASKSQKAAELQFEYDRLQLIRQVKSLYTEYWQLSRKLEIHNQALDVIRKARSAAKARQAEGSFSGLQVQRFNVELSRYRKQRDEVQLNREQAGKQLATYLFSGQELDTRIQVSDSLMVVPIDLQEQTLIQYALANRADLAALNEMVDASELQYKVEKRDRLPDLNLNVGYKEQSDGAEGFVIGGSLKLPIFNRNRGNVTITQAQARSFQTDLTLKQQAVRNQVSTAFKRVEMVFDRWQAMQEEAMDVSMLGAARAAYQQGRYSLVELLDATRAYIDGKAMVYETIADYNQALFELNVQSAGRISNSQNK